In one Streptomyces sp. NBC_01288 genomic region, the following are encoded:
- a CDS encoding alkyl sulfatase C-terminal domain-containing protein codes for MHNGALAHRTLDTPKTRAGLTLTLTKPRLLGVLAGKGLDGVTTEGDETLLARVFSHVTWPDKGFPIVTP; via the coding sequence CTGCACAACGGCGCGCTCGCCCACCGGACCCTGGACACCCCCAAGACCCGGGCGGGCCTGACCCTCACCCTCACGAAGCCCCGACTCCTGGGCGTCCTCGCGGGCAAGGGCCTCGACGGCGTCACGACCGAGGGCGACGAGACCTTGCTGGCCCGGGTCTTCTCCCACGTCACCTGGCCCGACAAGGGGTTCCCGATCGTCACGCCGTGA
- a CDS encoding alkyl sulfatase dimerization domain-containing protein encodes MLRWIDAPSADPSPPPRVAGALERSDAGDPRFAATLLNHIVFADPLRADAKELLAQVYELLGHGAENGTWRNFCPTSAMELRHGVNSIAIGTAGPEMVMSVVMSLTTDMPLDSVAASRCTTARSPTGPWTPPRPGRA; translated from the coding sequence ATGTTGAGATGGATCGACGCGCCCTCAGCCGACCCGAGCCCCCCGCCGCGTGTGGCCGGAGCCCTGGAACGGAGCGACGCCGGCGACCCGCGTTTCGCGGCCACGCTCCTCAACCACATCGTCTTCGCCGACCCGTTGCGCGCCGACGCCAAGGAACTCCTCGCGCAGGTCTACGAGTTGCTCGGCCACGGCGCCGAGAACGGCACCTGGCGCAACTTCTGTCCGACCTCCGCCATGGAGTTGCGCCACGGCGTCAACTCCATCGCCATCGGCACGGCCGGCCCGGAGATGGTGATGTCGGTGGTGATGTCGTTGACCACGGACATGCCGCTGGACTCCGTCGCCGCCTCACGCTGCACAACGGCGCGCTCGCCCACCGGACCCTGGACACCCCCAAGACCCGGGCGGGCCTGA
- the rarD gene encoding EamA family transporter RarD, producing the protein MSGKPSGEPSGKPKGDQHHIGLLNGFAAYGMWGLVPLFWPLLKPAGAAEILAHRMVWSLAFVAVALLVIRRWAWAGELLRQPRKLGLVTIAAAFITVNWGVYIWAVNSGHVVEASLGYFINPLVTIAMGVLLLKERLRPAQWAAVGVGLAAVIVLAVGYGQPPWISLTLAFSFATYGLVKKKVNLGGIESLAAETAIQFLPALAYLLWLGAHGEATFAEEGVGHATLLASTGIVTALPLVCFGAAAIRVPLSTLGLLQYMAPVFQFLLGILYFHESMPLERWAGFALVWLALILLTTDAWRTARRGRAAAAAAIPQETPPAGSPNPLDRADTADTVEA; encoded by the coding sequence GTGAGCGGGAAGCCGAGCGGGGAGCCGAGCGGGAAGCCGAAGGGCGACCAGCACCACATAGGACTGCTGAACGGCTTCGCGGCATACGGGATGTGGGGCCTGGTCCCGCTGTTCTGGCCGCTGCTCAAGCCCGCGGGCGCCGCCGAGATCCTCGCCCACCGCATGGTGTGGTCGCTGGCCTTCGTCGCCGTGGCACTCCTCGTGATCCGACGCTGGGCCTGGGCCGGCGAACTCCTGCGCCAGCCCCGCAAGTTGGGCCTCGTGACGATCGCCGCGGCCTTCATCACCGTCAACTGGGGCGTCTACATCTGGGCCGTGAACAGCGGCCACGTCGTCGAGGCCTCGCTCGGCTACTTCATCAACCCCCTCGTCACCATCGCGATGGGCGTCCTGCTCCTGAAGGAACGGCTGCGCCCGGCGCAGTGGGCCGCGGTCGGCGTGGGCCTGGCCGCCGTGATCGTCCTGGCCGTCGGCTACGGCCAGCCGCCCTGGATCTCCCTCACGCTCGCCTTCTCCTTCGCGACGTACGGCCTGGTGAAGAAGAAGGTCAACCTCGGCGGCATCGAGTCACTGGCCGCGGAGACCGCGATCCAGTTCCTGCCGGCGCTCGCCTACCTGCTGTGGCTCGGCGCACACGGCGAGGCGACCTTCGCCGAGGAGGGCGTCGGCCACGCAACCCTCCTCGCCTCCACCGGCATCGTCACCGCCCTCCCCCTCGTCTGCTTCGGCGCGGCGGCGATCCGGGTACCGCTGTCGACCCTGGGCCTGCTCCAGTACATGGCACCGGTGTTCCAGTTCCTGCTGGGCATCCTGTACTTCCACGAGTCGATGCCCCTCGAACGCTGGGCGGGCTTCGCGCTCGTATGGCTGGCCCTCATCCTCCTGACGACGGACGCGTGGCGTACGGCGCGGAGGGGCAGGGCGGCGGCAGCAGCGGCGATCCCACAGGAGACGCCCCCGGCCGGAAGTCCGAACCCATTGGACAGAGCGGACACAGCGGACACGGTAGAGGCGTAG
- a CDS encoding VOC family protein, with protein MTQTPAPTPVHWKLVIDAADPHAQADFWAAALHYETEDNSALVQQLLKMGALPEAAAVDFHGRPAFRDLMAVRHPDDPYDKDRGTGLGRRLLFQRVPEPKTTKNRLHLDLHPGPDHREAEVERLTGLGASVLRRVTEPAGAWVVMTDPEGNEFCVA; from the coding sequence ATGACACAGACGCCCGCACCCACACCCGTCCACTGGAAACTGGTCATCGACGCGGCCGACCCGCACGCCCAGGCGGACTTCTGGGCCGCAGCGCTCCACTACGAGACCGAAGACAACAGCGCCCTCGTCCAACAGCTCCTGAAAATGGGCGCGTTGCCCGAAGCCGCGGCCGTCGACTTCCACGGCCGCCCGGCCTTCCGCGACCTGATGGCCGTACGACACCCCGACGACCCCTACGACAAGGACCGCGGCACGGGCCTGGGCCGCCGCCTCCTCTTCCAGCGCGTGCCCGAGCCGAAAACCACCAAGAACCGCCTCCACCTCGACCTGCACCCGGGCCCGGACCACCGCGAGGCCGAGGTGGAACGCCTCACCGGCCTCGGCGCGAGCGTGCTGCGCCGGGTGACGGAACCGGCCGGCGCCTGGGTCGTGATGACGGACCCCGAGGGGAACGAGTTCTGCGTGGCCTAG
- a CDS encoding tetratricopeptide repeat protein — translation MTRLSREKKREQKRAARSAPAASPFEVRVPVDGPGAGGASIGGVPVAVAAGEEIQQAVLSQLHRIASATGHPVRATVHDDRIGYVVPLQIDPDGSSHFSAEPWAIAGPGEGAAPVGFPPPPPALPPAVSPDVVGPEPEPELSREPEDRPRPRSSGDPVTHRLRAVSAPGVEGEVVPTFPLRAVPESAGESAPTFPLHAVPESAEGGAPLGSVQAPTGAFGPPPVMDAAPVTDVPPVADVPPVAPERAPRPAAIPIPDLALTAPEPDPKPTPARGFDAVAEAVLGDEPVTTDGAGTAFLIEPMVRINDAVKAGRIDEAAGLAERTVADAAGALGPEHPEVLRLRELAAYIAYLAGDPLRAFHLSLDLARIRHRAHDAEAAYGNVQSAATAWRAVRDPEQGLALGRDLIDLWTELTTEDGPAAEDIEELESARARMGRLTERARRAAE, via the coding sequence ATGACTCGACTCAGCCGCGAGAAGAAGCGGGAACAGAAGCGAGCCGCACGCTCGGCACCCGCCGCGTCACCTTTCGAGGTGCGCGTCCCCGTGGACGGCCCGGGCGCCGGTGGTGCGTCGATCGGGGGAGTGCCGGTGGCGGTGGCCGCGGGCGAGGAGATCCAGCAGGCGGTTCTGAGTCAGCTTCATCGCATCGCCTCGGCCACGGGGCACCCCGTGCGCGCGACTGTCCACGACGACCGGATCGGGTACGTCGTTCCGCTCCAGATCGATCCGGACGGGTCCAGTCACTTCTCGGCGGAGCCGTGGGCCATCGCCGGCCCAGGGGAAGGGGCTGCCCCGGTCGGTTTTCCGCCGCCGCCCCCCGCGCTGCCTCCGGCGGTGTCCCCGGACGTCGTAGGACCGGAACCGGAACCGGAACTGTCTCGGGAACCCGAGGACCGGCCTCGGCCTCGGTCGAGTGGTGACCCGGTGACTCATCGGCTGCGGGCCGTGTCCGCTCCGGGGGTGGAGGGGGAGGTGGTTCCGACCTTTCCGTTGCGGGCTGTGCCCGAGTCGGCGGGGGAGTCCGCGCCGACCTTTCCGCTGCACGCGGTGCCGGAGTCGGCCGAGGGGGGTGCGCCGCTGGGATCGGTGCAGGCGCCTACGGGAGCGTTCGGGCCGCCGCCGGTGATGGACGCGGCGCCGGTGACTGATGTACCGCCGGTCGCGGATGTGCCGCCGGTCGCTCCGGAACGCGCCCCGCGTCCCGCCGCCATCCCCATCCCCGACCTCGCCCTCACCGCCCCGGAACCGGACCCCAAGCCGACGCCCGCGCGTGGTTTCGACGCCGTGGCCGAGGCCGTGCTGGGCGACGAACCGGTGACGACCGACGGCGCGGGGACCGCGTTTCTCATCGAGCCGATGGTGCGGATCAACGACGCCGTCAAGGCGGGGCGGATCGACGAGGCCGCGGGCCTTGCGGAGCGGACCGTCGCGGACGCGGCGGGTGCTCTGGGCCCCGAGCACCCCGAAGTCCTACGGCTGCGCGAACTCGCCGCGTACATCGCCTACTTGGCCGGTGACCCGCTCCGCGCCTTCCACCTCTCCCTCGACCTCGCCCGCATCCGCCACCGCGCCCACGACGCGGAGGCCGCCTACGGCAACGTCCAGAGCGCGGCCACCGCCTGGCGCGCCGTACGCGACCCGGAGCAGGGCCTCGCCCTCGGCCGCGACCTCATCGACCTGTGGACCGAACTCACCACCGAGGACGGCCCCGCCGCAGAGGACATCGAGGAACTGGAGTCCGCCCGCGCCCGTATGGGGCGCCTCACCGAGCGCGCCCGCAGGGCCGCTGAGTGA
- a CDS encoding DUF6668 family protein: protein MQTGGRQGPEIWLRGPVPLPVDNGPHAEAPEAPERPSSIPTRIPAGITTAPRRRFSWVATHGGTGATTLASVYGGQDCGRDWPGPEDPPSILLVARTHAAGLAAVSRALEVFRRGEAPAGLDLDAVVLVADAPGRLPRQLAQHIKAIESVIDVYRVPWVPSWRIGDLTGEPPRETEALARLTGTIRHPR, encoded by the coding sequence ATGCAGACAGGTGGACGGCAGGGCCCGGAGATCTGGCTCCGCGGACCGGTACCGCTACCGGTGGACAACGGCCCGCACGCAGAGGCACCGGAAGCACCCGAGCGCCCCTCCAGTATCCCCACCCGCATCCCCGCCGGCATCACCACCGCCCCACGCCGCCGCTTCTCCTGGGTCGCCACCCACGGCGGCACCGGCGCCACCACCCTCGCGTCGGTCTACGGCGGTCAGGACTGCGGACGTGACTGGCCGGGCCCCGAGGACCCCCCGTCGATCCTGCTCGTCGCCCGCACGCACGCCGCCGGGCTGGCCGCCGTATCCCGCGCCCTGGAGGTCTTCCGCCGCGGCGAGGCCCCCGCAGGGCTCGACCTGGACGCCGTGGTCCTCGTAGCGGACGCCCCCGGCCGCCTGCCCCGCCAACTCGCCCAGCACATCAAGGCCATCGAGTCGGTGATCGACGTCTACCGCGTGCCCTGGGTCCCGTCCTGGCGCATCGGCGACCTCACCGGCGAACCACCCCGCGAGACAGAAGCCCTGGCCCGTCTCACGGGCACGATCCGCCACCCACGCTGA
- a CDS encoding flavodoxin family protein — MTRRFLFVLGSARLDGNTELLARRAAEQLPPDVEQEWIRLADHPLPDFLDIRHDGIVRPVQPTENDTIRQLLDATLAATDIVIASPVYWYSLSGLTKRYLDYWSDWLRVPGADFKATMAGRTLWGVSALADKEPVVADPVIGTLNNSAAYLKMRFGGVLLGNGSAPGDVLKDTEALTRAKTFFTQEAPLARFPTP, encoded by the coding sequence ATGACCCGCCGCTTCCTCTTCGTGCTGGGCAGCGCCCGCCTGGACGGCAACACCGAACTCCTCGCCCGCAGGGCCGCCGAGCAGCTGCCCCCGGACGTCGAGCAGGAGTGGATCCGCCTGGCCGACCACCCGCTCCCCGACTTCCTGGACATCCGGCACGACGGAATAGTCCGGCCCGTCCAGCCCACCGAGAACGACACCATCCGGCAGCTGCTCGACGCCACCCTCGCCGCGACGGACATCGTGATCGCCTCGCCGGTCTACTGGTACTCGCTCTCCGGCCTCACCAAGCGCTACCTGGACTACTGGTCCGACTGGCTGCGCGTGCCGGGCGCCGACTTCAAGGCGACGATGGCCGGCCGCACGCTCTGGGGCGTCTCCGCCCTCGCCGACAAAGAGCCCGTGGTCGCCGACCCGGTGATCGGCACGCTCAACAACTCGGCCGCGTACCTCAAGATGCGCTTCGGCGGAGTCCTGCTCGGCAACGGCAGCGCCCCCGGCGACGTACTGAAGGACACCGAGGCACTGACCCGAGCGAAGACGTTCTTCACCCAGGAAGCCCCGCTCGCCCGCTTCCCTACGCCGTGA
- a CDS encoding ABC transporter permease, with protein MSRAEVVASADSGSVAVRAPRFLWTFGLLRSELVTTFRRWRTLALLGVLAAVPILVGIAVKLETQDGSGPGRGNGGGGGGPAFIAQITNNGLFLVFTALAATLPFFLPMAIGVVAGDAIAGEASAGTLRYLLVAPAGRTRLLLTKYATVLTFCVVATLVVAVSALTVGALLFPLGDLTTISGTQISFAEGLGRALLIALVVAASLVGIAALGLFISTMTSSGIAAMATTVGLLITVQILDQIPQLHALQPYFFSHYWLSFADLMREPVYWDDLVKNLGLQALYAAVFGSAAWARFTAKDITA; from the coding sequence ATGTCGCGGGCTGAGGTGGTTGCTTCCGCCGATTCCGGGTCGGTGGCCGTGCGTGCGCCCCGGTTTCTCTGGACCTTCGGGCTGTTGCGCAGCGAGTTGGTGACGACGTTCCGGCGGTGGCGCACGCTCGCGTTGCTCGGCGTGCTGGCTGCCGTGCCGATCCTGGTCGGGATCGCGGTCAAGCTGGAGACGCAGGACGGGTCGGGGCCTGGGCGTGGGAACGGGGGTGGCGGCGGGGGGCCCGCGTTCATTGCGCAGATCACCAACAACGGCCTGTTCCTGGTGTTCACGGCGTTGGCCGCCACGCTTCCGTTCTTCCTGCCCATGGCCATCGGGGTCGTCGCGGGGGACGCGATCGCGGGCGAGGCCAGCGCGGGGACCCTGCGGTATCTCCTGGTGGCTCCGGCCGGCCGTACCCGGCTGCTGCTCACCAAGTACGCGACGGTGCTGACGTTCTGTGTGGTGGCGACGCTGGTCGTGGCGGTTTCGGCGCTGACGGTAGGGGCGTTGCTCTTTCCGCTGGGGGATCTGACGACCATCTCCGGTACGCAGATCAGCTTCGCGGAGGGGCTGGGGCGGGCGCTGTTGATCGCGCTGGTCGTTGCCGCGTCGCTTGTCGGTATCGCGGCCCTGGGGTTGTTCATCTCGACCATGACCAGCAGCGGGATCGCGGCGATGGCTACCACCGTGGGGCTGTTGATCACCGTTCAGATCCTTGACCAGATTCCCCAACTGCACGCGCTTCAGCCGTACTTCTTCTCCCACTACTGGCTGTCCTTCGCCGACCTCATGCGCGAACCGGTGTACTGGGACGACCTGGTGAAGAACCTGGGTCTTCAGGCGTTGTACGCGGCGGTGTTCGGGTCGGCGGCCTGGGCGCGGTTCACGGCGAAGGACATCACGGCGTAG
- a CDS encoding ABC transporter ATP-binding protein: MGGPCAEVQEQADAGDGIIATRGLTKRFRGGQLAVDGLDLTVPAGSVFGFLGPNGSGKTTTIRMLMGLIEPTSGTARVLGRPMPRSVRTVLPRVGALIEGPALYGFLSGRDNLLRYDAADPTADPRTRRDRVAAALDRVGLTAAAGKKAKAYSLGMKQRLGLASALLQPRELLVLDEPTNGLDPQGMREIRSLIRELASDGTTVFLSSHLLDEIEQVCTHAAVMAQGRLITQGSVTELAAGTRGRLFVTTPDAGDAARVLKELGLADVVVAEERVTAEPPDRELAEVNEALVTARVRVRGFGVERASLEDAFVALTGEGFDVAG, translated from the coding sequence ATGGGCGGACCGTGCGCGGAAGTGCAGGAACAGGCGGACGCGGGTGACGGCATCATCGCCACCCGTGGTCTCACCAAGCGCTTCCGCGGCGGGCAGCTCGCCGTGGACGGTCTCGACCTGACCGTCCCGGCGGGCAGCGTCTTCGGCTTCCTCGGGCCCAATGGCTCGGGCAAGACCACCACCATCCGCATGCTGATGGGGCTGATCGAGCCCACCTCCGGGACGGCCCGTGTGCTGGGCCGTCCCATGCCCAGATCCGTGCGTACGGTCCTGCCGCGCGTCGGTGCGCTGATCGAGGGGCCCGCCCTGTACGGGTTCCTGTCCGGTCGCGACAACCTGCTTCGGTACGACGCCGCCGACCCGACCGCCGATCCGCGTACCCGGCGGGATCGGGTTGCCGCCGCGCTGGATCGGGTGGGGCTGACTGCTGCCGCCGGAAAGAAGGCCAAGGCGTACTCGCTGGGGATGAAGCAGCGGCTGGGGCTTGCCTCTGCTCTGCTCCAGCCCCGTGAACTGCTTGTTCTGGACGAGCCGACCAACGGGCTCGATCCGCAGGGTATGCGTGAAATCCGGTCTCTGATCCGGGAGTTGGCCTCTGACGGTACGACCGTTTTTCTGTCTTCCCATCTGCTCGACGAGATCGAGCAGGTCTGCACGCATGCGGCGGTCATGGCGCAGGGCCGGTTGATCACGCAGGGGTCGGTGACCGAGCTGGCGGCGGGGACGCGGGGGCGGCTGTTCGTGACCACGCCTGATGCCGGGGACGCGGCGCGGGTGCTGAAGGAACTGGGGCTGGCCGATGTGGTCGTGGCGGAGGAGCGGGTGACTGCCGAGCCGCCCGATCGTGAACTCGCCGAGGTGAACGAGGCGTTGGTGACCGCCAGGGTGCGGGTGCGGGGCTTCGGGGTTGAACGGGCTTCTCTGGAGGACGCGTTCGTGGCGCTCACGGGGGAGGGGTTCGATGTCGCGGGCTGA
- a CDS encoding LolA family protein: MAPYETDDSTDTGERDELRAGRRRAARYIVPVTVVGVAAATIGLVPALADSGDPNLPKVTAEQLINKIAKSDVQQLSGTVKISTDLGLPDLGGLESSMLSGATKSGDGSSADPTTKLTELATGTHTLRVAADGPDKQKVSLLENAAEYSLIHNGKDVWGYDSQTNEVFHGTTAADASKSDETRATPKGLTDEALKSVDDTTSVTVDGTEHVAGRDAYKLLIKPKQSGTTVGAISIAVDAKTGLPLKFTLTPASGGAAVVDVGFTQLSLSKPAASTFDFKTPKGAKVTTEDSASKATPDHSTPFGKDDKNSKTDKGLAKGADDPTVIGKGWNSIAVFDTGGQGIPSGSKSGGGDLGGFLSSLGDQVKGSFGSGTVYSTRLINALVTDDGKVYVGAVTKSALVKAADAAK; encoded by the coding sequence ATGGCACCGTACGAAACCGACGACAGCACGGACACCGGAGAGCGCGACGAGCTCCGGGCCGGGCGGCGCAGGGCGGCGCGGTACATCGTCCCGGTCACCGTGGTGGGGGTGGCGGCCGCGACCATCGGACTGGTCCCGGCGCTCGCCGACTCCGGCGACCCGAACCTTCCCAAGGTCACCGCAGAGCAGCTCATCAACAAGATCGCCAAGTCGGACGTCCAGCAGCTGTCCGGCACGGTGAAGATCAGCACGGACCTCGGCCTGCCCGACCTCGGCGGCCTGGAGAGCAGCATGCTGTCCGGCGCCACGAAGTCAGGCGACGGCTCCTCCGCCGATCCGACGACCAAGCTCACCGAGTTGGCCACCGGCACCCACACCCTGCGCGTCGCGGCCGACGGCCCCGACAAGCAGAAGGTCTCCCTGCTGGAGAACGCGGCGGAGTACAGCCTCATCCACAACGGCAAGGACGTCTGGGGCTACGACAGCCAGACGAACGAGGTCTTCCACGGCACGACCGCCGCCGACGCCTCCAAGAGCGACGAGACCCGGGCCACGCCCAAGGGGCTCACCGACGAGGCGCTGAAGTCGGTCGACGACACGACGTCCGTCACGGTCGACGGCACCGAGCACGTTGCCGGCCGCGACGCCTACAAGCTGCTGATCAAGCCCAAGCAGTCCGGTACGACGGTCGGCGCGATCAGCATCGCGGTGGACGCGAAGACCGGCCTGCCGCTCAAGTTCACGCTCACCCCGGCGAGCGGCGGCGCGGCCGTCGTCGACGTCGGCTTCACCCAGCTCAGCCTCAGCAAGCCGGCCGCCTCGACCTTCGACTTCAAGACGCCCAAGGGGGCGAAGGTCACCACGGAGGACAGCGCGAGCAAGGCGACTCCGGACCACTCCACCCCGTTCGGCAAGGACGACAAGAACAGCAAGACGGACAAGGGGCTCGCCAAGGGCGCCGACGATCCCACGGTCATCGGCAAGGGCTGGAACTCCATCGCCGTCTTCGACACCGGCGGCCAGGGCATCCCGTCCGGCTCCAAGTCCGGCGGCGGCGACCTCGGCGGCTTCCTCAGCTCGCTCGGCGACCAGGTGAAGGGTTCCTTCGGTTCGGGCACGGTCTACTCGACCCGGCTGATCAACGCCCTGGTCACCGACGACGGCAAGGTCTACGTCGGCGCGGTCACCAAGAGCGCGCTGGTGAAGGCGGCGGACGCGGCGAAGTAA
- a CDS encoding polyprenyl synthetase family protein translates to MTVVGPFGLSVRDQALEADVQAGLTAVEEGLLEATKSEVPFITEAAQHLVRAGGKRFRPLLVMLAAQFGDPYAPGVVPSAVVVELTHLATLYHDDVMDEATVRRGVESANVRWGNSVAVLTGDFLFARASHTLADLGPEAVRVQAEAFERLVTGQILETAGPSDGRDPVEHYLDVLGGKTGSLVAVACRFGAMMSGCDDAIVDVLTQYGERLGVAFQLADDVLDIASDGEESGKTPGTDLREGIPTLPVLLLRERAARLGLAEDIALCELLDSDLTDDARHAEALSRLRVHPALEQARRDTVRYVEDARAALAPLPECDAKVALLEMCDAVVHRAG, encoded by the coding sequence GTGACCGTCGTCGGGCCGTTCGGGCTGAGCGTGCGGGACCAGGCTCTGGAAGCCGATGTCCAGGCCGGATTGACGGCCGTCGAGGAGGGTCTGCTCGAAGCCACCAAGAGCGAGGTCCCCTTCATCACGGAGGCCGCCCAGCACCTCGTGCGCGCGGGCGGAAAGCGGTTCCGGCCGCTCCTCGTGATGCTCGCCGCGCAGTTCGGCGACCCCTACGCGCCGGGTGTCGTGCCCTCGGCCGTCGTCGTCGAGCTGACCCACCTCGCCACGCTGTACCACGACGACGTCATGGACGAGGCGACCGTACGGCGCGGGGTGGAGAGCGCCAACGTCCGCTGGGGCAACTCGGTCGCGGTCCTCACCGGCGACTTCCTCTTCGCGCGCGCGTCGCACACCCTGGCCGACCTCGGCCCCGAGGCGGTGCGGGTGCAGGCCGAGGCGTTCGAACGCCTCGTCACCGGCCAGATCCTGGAGACCGCAGGACCCTCCGACGGGCGCGACCCGGTCGAGCACTACCTCGACGTGCTCGGCGGCAAGACCGGCTCCCTGGTCGCGGTCGCCTGCCGCTTCGGCGCGATGATGTCCGGCTGCGACGACGCCATCGTGGACGTCCTCACCCAGTACGGCGAGCGGCTCGGCGTCGCCTTCCAGCTCGCCGACGACGTCCTGGACATCGCCTCCGACGGGGAGGAGTCCGGCAAGACCCCGGGCACGGACCTGCGCGAGGGCATCCCCACGCTGCCGGTGCTGCTGCTCCGCGAGCGGGCCGCCCGCCTGGGTCTCGCCGAGGACATCGCCCTGTGCGAACTGCTCGACTCCGACCTCACGGACGACGCCCGGCATGCCGAGGCCCTCTCCCGGCTCCGCGTCCACCCCGCCCTGGAGCAGGCCCGCCGCGACACCGTCCGCTACGTGGAGGACGCCCGCGCGGCTCTCGCGCCGCTCCCCGAGTGCGATGCCAAGGTCGCGCTGCTGGAGATGTGCGACGCGGTGGTGCACCGCGCGGGCTGA
- a CDS encoding peptide MFS transporter, which yields MVSRTALEADPDDQPPPEDDHAFFGQPKGLLTLSGLEVWERFSFLGMQAILVLYFADTVAHGGMGMSSGTAASVSAAYGTLVYLVSVAGGWLADRILGSYRAVLWGGVLIACGHYAMAVPTPTMTWVGLGLISAGTGLLKPNVATMVGKLYRTDDERRDAGFALYYMAINIGAFAGPLITGWLGDHEGWHWGFSAAAVGMTFGLIQYVAGRRHLAGRRNTAEFALAPDALRRAVKLIVVGILVAAVLATGLATAGWLTMGRFVDLLTVISVIAPVVYFAVMFKSPRVSPEERGRLRPYIVLFLASTVFNFILFQAYSTMMLLAASNAETTILGFDFPASWYASALGAFEVGLAPVVAALWVRMGRRQPHASNKIAIGVVLGGLSFLLMVLPTSGHSGDAYRMSAWWIVGSYFLLGLGDILLETSGMSATTKLAPAAFSSQTMSLWFLSLALANGIQAQTVKLYDDVSKPAYFGVNGAIAVAAGLAVMAAAPWLRRTMHPVH from the coding sequence ATGGTGTCTCGAACCGCACTGGAAGCCGACCCCGACGACCAACCGCCCCCCGAGGACGACCACGCCTTCTTCGGGCAGCCCAAGGGGCTGCTCACGCTCTCCGGGCTTGAGGTCTGGGAGCGCTTCTCGTTCCTCGGCATGCAGGCCATCCTCGTCCTCTACTTCGCGGATACCGTCGCGCACGGCGGCATGGGCATGTCGTCCGGAACGGCCGCCTCCGTGTCGGCAGCCTACGGAACGCTGGTCTATCTCGTCTCGGTCGCGGGCGGCTGGCTCGCGGACCGCATCCTCGGTTCGTACCGCGCGGTGCTGTGGGGCGGCGTCCTGATCGCCTGCGGGCACTACGCGATGGCGGTGCCCACGCCCACGATGACCTGGGTGGGCCTCGGCCTGATCAGCGCCGGCACCGGCCTGCTCAAGCCCAACGTGGCCACCATGGTCGGCAAGCTCTACCGCACCGACGACGAACGCCGTGACGCCGGTTTCGCGCTCTACTACATGGCGATCAACATCGGCGCCTTCGCGGGCCCGCTGATCACCGGCTGGCTCGGCGACCACGAGGGCTGGCACTGGGGCTTCTCGGCGGCCGCGGTCGGCATGACGTTCGGGCTCATCCAGTACGTCGCCGGGCGCCGTCACCTGGCCGGTCGCAGGAACACCGCCGAGTTCGCGCTCGCGCCGGACGCGCTGCGCCGCGCGGTGAAGCTGATCGTCGTGGGCATCCTGGTGGCCGCCGTGCTCGCGACCGGGCTGGCCACCGCCGGCTGGCTCACGATGGGCCGCTTCGTCGACCTCCTCACGGTGATCTCCGTGATCGCGCCGGTCGTGTACTTCGCGGTGATGTTCAAGAGTCCGCGCGTGAGCCCCGAAGAACGCGGCCGACTGCGCCCGTACATCGTGCTGTTCCTGGCCTCCACGGTCTTCAACTTCATCCTCTTCCAGGCCTATTCGACGATGATGCTGCTGGCCGCGTCGAACGCCGAGACGACCATCCTGGGCTTCGACTTCCCCGCGAGCTGGTACGCGAGCGCGCTCGGCGCCTTCGAGGTCGGGCTCGCGCCCGTGGTCGCCGCGCTCTGGGTCCGCATGGGCCGCCGCCAGCCGCACGCCTCCAACAAGATCGCGATCGGCGTCGTACTCGGCGGCCTCTCCTTCCTGCTGATGGTCCTGCCGACCAGCGGGCACAGCGGCGACGCCTACCGGATGTCGGCCTGGTGGATCGTCGGCTCGTACTTCCTGCTGGGCCTGGGCGACATCCTCCTGGAGACCTCCGGCATGTCGGCCACCACGAAGCTCGCCCCGGCCGCCTTCTCCAGCCAGACCATGTCCCTCTGGTTCCTGTCCCTCGCCCTCGCGAACGGCATCCAGGCCCAGACGGTGAAGCTCTACGACGACGTCTCCAAGCCGGCCTACTTCGGCGTCAACGGCGCGATCGCGGTGGCCGCGGGCCTCGCGGTGATGGCCGCCGCGCCGTGGCTGCGCCGGACCATGCACCCGGTCCACTGA